One part of the Lotus japonicus ecotype B-129 chromosome 2, LjGifu_v1.2 genome encodes these proteins:
- the LOC130738774 gene encoding non-specific lipid transfer protein GPI-anchored 3-like isoform X1, translating into MASKALLSFLLIISSVHLCLSQSNSGGVNLEQLLPGLGQAAVVQDAKCMQKLLPCQPFLKSPNNPPPSCCVPLNEMATNEVDCLCSVMNNPQLLLSINVSKEDAMKLPGACDIEVDISKCNSTAGASSSTQDSSSSSQDDTTVPDEETSEDSTSSTNMISPYGIMSLGVPGFVALSTALVFSSY; encoded by the exons ATGGCTTCCAAGGCTCTCCTCTCATTCCTCCTCATCATTTCCTCTGTACACCTTTGTCTCTCTCAGAGCAATTCTGGTGGTGTCAATCTAGAGCAGCTTCTTCCAGGTCTTGGACAAGCTGCAGTGGTGCAAGATGCAAAATGCATGCAGAAGCTGCTTCCTTGCCAACCATTTTTGAAATCCCCAAACAACCCTCCTCCTTCCTGCTGTGTTCCCTTGAATGAGATGGCAACCAATGAGGTAGATTGTCTTTGTAGTGTTATGAACAATCCTCAGCTGCTCCTGTCGATCAATGTTTCTAAGGAAGATGCCATGAAGCTCCCTGGGGCTTGTGATATAGAAGTTGATATTTCTAAGTGCAACAGCACAG CAGGAGCAAGCTCATCAACTCAAG ATTCAAGCTCATCATCACAAG ATGATACCACAGTTCCTGATGAAGAAACTTCTGAAGATTCAACAAGTTCAACAAACATGATTTCTCCATATGGAATCATGTCTCTTGGTGTTCCTGGCTTTGTTGCTTTGTCGACTGCTCTAGTATTTTCTTCGTACTAG
- the LOC130738774 gene encoding non-specific lipid transfer protein GPI-anchored 3-like isoform X2, with amino-acid sequence MASKALLSFLLIISSVHLCLSQSNSGGVNLEQLLPGLGQAAVVQDAKCMQKLLPCQPFLKSPNNPPPSCCVPLNEMATNEVDCLCSVMNNPQLLLSINVSKEDAMKLPGACDIEVDISKCNSTGASSSTQDSSSSSQDDTTVPDEETSEDSTSSTNMISPYGIMSLGVPGFVALSTALVFSSY; translated from the exons ATGGCTTCCAAGGCTCTCCTCTCATTCCTCCTCATCATTTCCTCTGTACACCTTTGTCTCTCTCAGAGCAATTCTGGTGGTGTCAATCTAGAGCAGCTTCTTCCAGGTCTTGGACAAGCTGCAGTGGTGCAAGATGCAAAATGCATGCAGAAGCTGCTTCCTTGCCAACCATTTTTGAAATCCCCAAACAACCCTCCTCCTTCCTGCTGTGTTCCCTTGAATGAGATGGCAACCAATGAGGTAGATTGTCTTTGTAGTGTTATGAACAATCCTCAGCTGCTCCTGTCGATCAATGTTTCTAAGGAAGATGCCATGAAGCTCCCTGGGGCTTGTGATATAGAAGTTGATATTTCTAAGTGCAACAGCACAG GAGCAAGCTCATCAACTCAAG ATTCAAGCTCATCATCACAAG ATGATACCACAGTTCCTGATGAAGAAACTTCTGAAGATTCAACAAGTTCAACAAACATGATTTCTCCATATGGAATCATGTCTCTTGGTGTTCCTGGCTTTGTTGCTTTGTCGACTGCTCTAGTATTTTCTTCGTACTAG